A portion of the Streptomyces sp. NBC_01335 genome contains these proteins:
- a CDS encoding FMN reductase produces the protein MTAPMGTTGLSTAPLRIVAVSAGLSQPSSTRMLADRLAAATREQLETGQDRRVEVRAIDLRDLAVDIAKNLITGFPSADLQGAVDAVAEADGLIAVTPVFSASYSGLFKSFFDLIENTALTGKPVVIAATGGSARHSLVLEHAMRPLFAYLRAVTVPTSVYAASEDWGSSGDEYTDGLPSRIRRAGGELASAVLGRTVSGASRTLGLDDGLDAIVPFAQQLADLRLD, from the coding sequence ATGACAGCGCCCATGGGCACCACCGGACTCTCCACCGCCCCGCTCAGGATCGTCGCCGTGTCGGCCGGGCTGAGCCAGCCGTCCTCGACCCGGATGCTGGCCGACCGGCTGGCGGCGGCCACCCGGGAGCAGCTGGAGACCGGACAGGACCGCCGGGTCGAGGTCCGCGCGATCGATCTGCGCGACCTGGCCGTCGACATCGCGAAGAACCTGATCACCGGGTTCCCGTCGGCCGATCTGCAGGGCGCCGTCGACGCGGTGGCCGAGGCGGACGGACTGATCGCGGTGACCCCGGTCTTCAGCGCCTCGTACAGCGGCCTGTTCAAGTCCTTCTTCGACCTGATCGAGAACACCGCGCTGACCGGGAAGCCGGTCGTGATCGCCGCGACCGGCGGCTCGGCCCGGCACTCGCTGGTCCTGGAGCACGCCATGCGCCCGCTCTTCGCGTACCTGCGGGCCGTGACCGTACCGACGTCCGTGTACGCGGCGTCGGAGGACTGGGGCTCGTCCGGCGACGAGTACACCGACGGCCTGCCGTCCCGCATCCGGCGGGCCGGCGGCGAGCTGGCCTCGGCGGTCCTGGGACGCACGGTCTCCGGCGCCTCCCGGACGCTGGGCCTGGACGACGGGCTCGACGCGATCGTGCCGTTCGCCCAGCAGCTCGCCGACCTGCGGCTCGACTGA
- a CDS encoding FUSC family protein: MATADAGTGRRRVTPPPWLVNGLRPQPTPIPWAAVLRASVAMAAPLAVGFAADRPAYGALVSMGALSGVIGDTADAYRMRIYNIAVPQLFGAVGVTLGSLVYGTGWASVGVLTAVALISGMMSTIGAVASVSGLLLLLNSVVGAGLPMPDPWWVAPALLAFGGLVVLALALLSWPFRRRLPERAAVARTYRAVAALLDAAGTPAYELHRQDVTERLNTSYDLILARRARYHGRSPAMVRTLSQLNVVIPLVEAAPAAHGEGRRLPEAVPAAVRALADDVERGRTGRPAPDLPPPDSPATHAVDTALRHTATVVHRGDPDPYNVDDRLGRPAALRVRLRRSLRSVLLSEASWRYGLRLALCIGLAQALTSLIPVERSYWVALTVTFVLKPDYGSVFSRAVLRAVGTTAGLLVAAPVLAEVPSGWWFVPAMVVLAALIPALTAKGYAFQTAAVTPPILLLSDLLNHQGVNLVQPRFLDSLLGCAIVLVAGYLLWPESWHTRVGDRLAVAVEDTADYIAYAFDFTSAHDRAERVRARRKLYRDLSAVRSEFQRALTEPPPVGTRAAAWWPLVVAVERIVDAATAARVRLNYGAPPPEPGEAIMIEGQLRELAAGIRSSETLVGVRTDLTGIEEGILGALSQEVAAARAIASPQP, from the coding sequence GTGGCCACGGCAGACGCCGGAACCGGAAGGCGACGCGTGACCCCGCCGCCCTGGCTGGTCAACGGACTCCGCCCGCAGCCCACCCCGATCCCCTGGGCGGCCGTACTGCGCGCCTCCGTCGCCATGGCCGCACCGCTCGCCGTCGGCTTCGCCGCCGACCGCCCCGCGTACGGGGCGCTGGTCTCCATGGGGGCGCTCTCCGGTGTCATCGGCGACACCGCCGACGCCTACCGGATGCGCATCTACAACATCGCCGTCCCGCAGCTCTTCGGCGCCGTCGGCGTCACCCTGGGCTCGCTCGTGTACGGAACCGGCTGGGCCTCCGTGGGCGTGCTCACCGCCGTCGCGCTGATCTCCGGGATGATGTCCACGATCGGCGCCGTGGCCTCCGTCTCCGGCCTGCTGCTCCTGCTCAACTCCGTGGTCGGCGCGGGACTCCCGATGCCCGACCCCTGGTGGGTCGCCCCGGCGCTGCTCGCGTTCGGCGGGCTGGTGGTGCTGGCGCTCGCCCTGCTCTCGTGGCCGTTCCGCCGCCGACTCCCCGAACGCGCCGCGGTCGCCCGCACCTACCGCGCGGTCGCCGCCCTCCTCGACGCCGCCGGGACACCCGCGTACGAACTGCACCGCCAGGACGTCACCGAACGCCTCAACACCTCCTACGACCTGATCCTCGCCCGCCGGGCCCGCTACCACGGCCGCAGCCCCGCCATGGTGCGGACGCTCTCCCAGCTCAACGTGGTGATCCCGCTCGTCGAGGCGGCGCCCGCCGCACACGGGGAGGGACGCCGGCTCCCCGAGGCCGTCCCGGCGGCGGTACGCGCACTCGCCGACGACGTCGAACGCGGCCGCACCGGACGCCCCGCACCCGACCTGCCCCCGCCCGACTCACCCGCCACCCACGCCGTGGACACCGCGCTGCGCCACACGGCGACCGTCGTGCACCGCGGCGACCCCGATCCGTACAACGTCGACGACCGGCTCGGACGGCCCGCCGCCCTGCGCGTCCGTCTCCGGCGCTCCCTGCGGTCCGTGCTGCTCTCCGAGGCGTCCTGGCGCTACGGGCTGCGCCTCGCCCTCTGCATCGGACTGGCCCAGGCGCTCACCTCGCTGATCCCGGTGGAACGCTCGTACTGGGTGGCGCTCACCGTGACCTTCGTCCTCAAGCCGGACTACGGATCGGTGTTCTCCCGCGCCGTACTGCGGGCCGTGGGCACCACAGCCGGGCTGCTCGTCGCCGCCCCCGTGCTGGCCGAGGTGCCGTCCGGCTGGTGGTTCGTCCCGGCGATGGTGGTCCTCGCCGCGCTGATCCCGGCGCTGACGGCCAAGGGGTACGCCTTCCAGACCGCCGCCGTCACCCCGCCCATCCTGCTGCTCTCCGACCTCCTCAACCACCAGGGCGTGAACCTGGTCCAGCCGCGCTTCCTCGACAGCCTGCTCGGCTGCGCGATCGTGCTGGTGGCCGGCTATCTGCTCTGGCCGGAGAGCTGGCACACCCGCGTCGGCGACCGGCTCGCGGTCGCGGTGGAGGACACCGCCGACTACATCGCCTACGCCTTCGACTTCACCAGCGCCCACGACCGGGCCGAGCGGGTCCGCGCCCGCCGGAAGCTCTACCGCGACCTGTCGGCGGTGCGCTCCGAGTTCCAGCGCGCCCTGACCGAACCACCGCCCGTGGGCACCCGCGCGGCGGCCTGGTGGCCCCTGGTCGTCGCCGTCGAGCGGATCGTCGACGCGGCAACAGCCGCCCGGGTACGGCTGAATTACGGAGCACCACCGCCCGAGCCCGGCGAAGCCATCATGATCGAGGGCCAGTTGCGGGAGCTCGCGGCGGGAATCCGGTCCAGCGAGACCCTGGTGGGGGTACGGACCGACCTCACCGGCATCGAGGAGGGCATCCTCGGCGCGCTCAGCCAGGAAGTCGCGGCAGCCCGGGCCATCGCCTCGCCGCAGCCATGA
- a CDS encoding class I SAM-dependent methyltransferase, giving the protein MKRTSQARSFDLAAAAYAANRPSYPPTLLDAVEELGGRPIGGAAVADVGAGTGLATALLLDRGAQVIAVEPGAGMAAEFRRRLPGVPLVLGDGDRLPLAGASLDFLTYAQSWHWTDPRASVPEALRVLRPGGALALWWNDSDAAAPWIAAQDARLRRLFGAADRPHDPRARFRGLPAGLDFVQRQLAWSRRVPLDTHLANLASYSDFLVLGAEGTAAFLAEERGLLSAAFPDGTVEERYVVSLAVARR; this is encoded by the coding sequence ATGAAAAGGACTTCGCAGGCCCGATCGTTCGACCTCGCCGCCGCCGCGTACGCCGCGAACCGCCCCTCCTACCCGCCGACGCTGCTGGACGCGGTGGAGGAGCTCGGCGGCCGTCCGATCGGGGGCGCCGCCGTCGCCGACGTCGGGGCCGGTACGGGACTGGCGACGGCGCTGCTGCTCGACCGCGGCGCACAGGTCATCGCGGTCGAACCCGGCGCCGGGATGGCCGCGGAGTTCCGCCGTCGGCTGCCCGGGGTCCCGCTGGTGCTCGGGGACGGTGACCGGCTGCCCCTGGCCGGCGCTTCCCTCGACTTCCTCACCTACGCCCAGTCCTGGCACTGGACCGATCCGCGCGCCTCCGTCCCGGAAGCGTTGCGCGTGCTCCGCCCCGGAGGTGCTCTCGCGCTCTGGTGGAACGACTCGGACGCCGCCGCACCCTGGATCGCCGCCCAGGACGCCCGTCTGCGCCGGCTCTTCGGCGCCGCGGACCGCCCTCACGACCCCCGGGCCCGGTTCCGCGGGCTGCCGGCCGGGCTCGACTTCGTCCAACGGCAGCTCGCCTGGTCCCGGCGCGTTCCCCTCGACACGCATCTGGCCAACCTCGCCAGCTACTCCGACTTCCTGGTCCTCGGCGCGGAGGGGACGGCCGCCTTCCTCGCCGAGGAGCGCGGCCTGCTGTCCGCCGCCTTCCCGGACGGGACCGTCGAGGAGCGGTACGTGGTCAGCCTGGCCGTCGCCCGCCGCTGA
- a CDS encoding ABC transporter permease: MTATTTPTTTEPGTGADAFSVPDAERLAALLVSGERPPRPGALSVSLTFGWRAVLKIKHVPEQLFDVTAFPIMLVLMYTYLFGGALAGSTGAYIQFLLPGILVMSVVMITMYTGVSVNTDIVKGVFDRFRTLPIWRPAPMVGYLLGDVLRYLLASAVMLTVGVIIGYRPDGGALGVLAGVALVLVFAFAFSWVWTMFGLLLRTEKSVMGVSMMVIFPLTFLSNVFVDPSTMPGWLQAFVNNNPVTHVATAVRELMAGDWPAAAVLWSLGWSALLVTVFGPVTMRLYNRK, encoded by the coding sequence ATGACGGCCACCACGACTCCGACGACCACCGAGCCGGGCACCGGGGCCGACGCGTTCTCCGTACCGGACGCGGAGCGCCTCGCGGCCCTGCTGGTCTCCGGCGAGCGGCCGCCCCGCCCGGGTGCGCTCTCCGTCTCCCTCACCTTCGGGTGGCGCGCGGTCCTGAAGATCAAGCACGTGCCGGAGCAGCTCTTCGACGTGACCGCGTTCCCGATCATGCTCGTGCTGATGTACACGTACCTCTTCGGCGGGGCGCTCGCCGGATCCACCGGGGCGTACATCCAGTTCCTGCTGCCGGGCATCCTGGTGATGAGCGTCGTGATGATCACGATGTACACCGGGGTCTCGGTCAACACCGACATCGTCAAGGGCGTCTTCGACCGGTTCCGCACCCTGCCGATCTGGCGTCCCGCGCCGATGGTCGGCTACCTGCTGGGCGACGTGCTGCGCTATCTGCTGGCCTCGGCGGTGATGCTCACGGTCGGCGTGATCATCGGCTACCGGCCGGACGGCGGCGCGCTCGGCGTGCTGGCGGGGGTCGCGCTGGTGCTGGTGTTCGCCTTCGCCTTCTCGTGGGTGTGGACGATGTTCGGGCTGCTGCTGCGCACCGAGAAGTCGGTGATGGGCGTCAGCATGATGGTGATCTTCCCGCTGACCTTCCTCAGCAACGTGTTCGTCGATCCGAGCACGATGCCGGGCTGGCTCCAGGCCTTCGTGAACAACAACCCGGTGACCCACGTGGCGACGGCCGTACGGGAGCTGATGGCGGGCGACTGGCCGGCGGCGGCCGTCCTCTGGTCGCTGGGGTGGTCGGCGCTGCTGGTGACGGTGTTCGGCCCGGTCACGATGCGGCTGTACAACCGGAAGTGA
- a CDS encoding ATP-binding cassette domain-containing protein produces MSAEPAVETTGLVKVFGENRAVDGIDLAVPTGTVYGILGPNGAGKTTAVRMLATLLRPDGGSARVFGHDVVREADAVRGLVSLTGQYASVDEDLTGTENLVLLARLLGHSRSAARSRAAQLLEGFGLGPAAGKQVKNYSGGMRRRIDIAASILNTPRLLFLDEPTTGLDPRSRNQVWDIVRAVVAQGTTVMLTTQYLDEADRLASRIAVIDHGRVIAEGTKGELKASVGSGTVHLRLRDAAQRPEAERVLVRTLDAVVQPDPDPVALTARVDGSGSERGAAERAARALAELARAGITVDNFALGQPSLDEVFLALTDRKGTAA; encoded by the coding sequence GTGAGCGCCGAACCGGCCGTCGAGACGACCGGACTGGTGAAGGTCTTCGGTGAGAACCGGGCCGTGGACGGCATCGATCTGGCCGTCCCCACCGGAACCGTCTACGGAATCCTCGGCCCCAACGGCGCCGGGAAGACCACCGCCGTCCGGATGCTGGCGACCCTGCTGCGACCGGACGGCGGCAGCGCGCGCGTCTTCGGCCACGACGTGGTGCGGGAGGCCGACGCGGTACGCGGTCTGGTCAGCCTCACCGGGCAGTACGCCTCGGTCGACGAGGACCTCACCGGTACGGAGAACCTGGTGCTCCTCGCCCGGCTGCTCGGCCACTCCCGGTCCGCCGCCCGCTCGCGCGCCGCGCAACTGCTCGAAGGCTTCGGGCTCGGCCCGGCCGCCGGGAAGCAGGTCAAGAACTACTCGGGCGGGATGCGGCGCCGGATCGACATCGCCGCGTCCATTCTGAACACCCCGCGCCTGCTCTTCCTCGACGAACCGACCACCGGTCTCGACCCGCGCAGCCGCAACCAGGTGTGGGACATCGTCCGGGCGGTCGTCGCCCAGGGCACCACCGTGATGCTGACGACGCAGTACCTGGACGAGGCCGACCGGCTGGCGTCCCGCATCGCGGTGATCGACCACGGCCGGGTGATCGCCGAGGGCACCAAGGGGGAGCTGAAGGCATCGGTGGGCTCGGGGACGGTCCACCTGCGGCTGCGGGACGCCGCGCAGCGGCCCGAGGCCGAACGGGTGCTGGTCCGCACGCTCGACGCGGTGGTGCAGCCGGACCCCGACCCGGTGGCGCTGACTGCCCGGGTCGACGGCTCGGGCTCCGAGCGGGGAGCGGCCGAGCGGGCCGCGCGGGCCCTGGCGGAGCTGGCCCGGGCGGGTATCACCGTGGACAACTTCGCGCTGGGTCAGCCCAGCCTCGACGAGGTCTTCCTCGCCCTCACGGACCGGAAGGGAACGGCGGCATGA
- a CDS encoding DUF6126 family protein: MSESENWKERGVALRVFVYVFATHAFAGFVYLLFYVGDHAHK, encoded by the coding sequence GTGAGCGAGAGCGAGAACTGGAAGGAGCGCGGCGTCGCGCTGCGCGTCTTCGTCTACGTCTTCGCCACCCACGCCTTCGCGGGCTTCGTCTACCTGCTCTTCTACGTGGGGGACCACGCCCACAAGTAG
- a CDS encoding universal stress protein yields MGRIVVGVDGSASSIKALHWAVRQGDLTGDTVEAVNSWEYPATSWASMMPGMPEDFDPQALATISLTEALEEALGAERAAGISKVVVIGNPAQNLIDRAEGANLLVVGARGYSGFKATLLGSVSLHVTQNAPCPVTVVRD; encoded by the coding sequence ATGGGCAGGATCGTCGTAGGCGTGGACGGCTCGGCGTCGTCGATCAAGGCACTGCACTGGGCGGTGCGCCAGGGCGACCTCACCGGCGACACCGTCGAAGCCGTCAACAGCTGGGAGTACCCGGCCACCAGCTGGGCGTCGATGATGCCGGGCATGCCGGAGGACTTCGACCCGCAGGCCCTGGCGACGATCTCCCTCACCGAGGCTCTGGAAGAGGCCCTCGGCGCGGAGCGCGCGGCGGGGATCAGCAAGGTCGTGGTGATCGGCAACCCGGCGCAGAACCTCATCGACCGCGCCGAGGGAGCGAATCTGCTGGTGGTCGGCGCGCGGGGGTACAGCGGCTTCAAGGCGACCCTGCTGGGATCGGTCAGCCTCCACGTCACCCAGAACGCCCCCTGCCCGGTGACGGTCGTACGCGACTGA
- the trpS gene encoding tryptophan--tRNA ligase produces MTTIPPLTASAPGADPLAAASPLAVSTVAAARRRSAELERELAAAPGRFRVMTGDRPTGPLHLGHYFGTLHNRVRLQDLGVEVFVLIPDYQALTDRDVVDRLAGTMEGLLLDYLAIGIDPSRSTIFNHSAVPALNQLLLPFLSLVSVAELGRNPTVKDEIAHSRQAAVSGLMYTYPVHQAADILFCKGNLVPVGQDQLPHLELTRTVARRFNERYAPVFPQPEALLSAAPLLLGTDGGKMSKSRGNAIALGATADETARLVKGAKTDADRRISYDPEHRPAVSNLVLLAALCQDRDPYEVAEAIGDGGAALLKRTVTEAVNTRLAPVRARRAEYARDLGYVRSVLRAGNARANEIAERTLDEVREAMGTLR; encoded by the coding sequence ATGACCACGATTCCGCCGCTCACCGCCTCCGCCCCGGGCGCCGACCCGCTCGCCGCCGCGTCCCCGCTCGCCGTGTCCACCGTCGCCGCTGCCCGCAGGCGCAGTGCCGAGCTGGAGCGGGAGCTCGCCGCTGCGCCGGGCCGCTTCCGGGTGATGACCGGGGACCGGCCGACCGGCCCCCTCCACCTCGGGCACTACTTCGGCACCCTCCACAACCGGGTCCGGCTCCAGGACCTGGGCGTGGAGGTCTTCGTGCTGATCCCCGACTACCAGGCGCTCACCGACCGGGACGTGGTCGACCGGCTCGCCGGGACGATGGAGGGTCTGCTCCTCGACTACCTCGCCATCGGCATCGACCCGTCGCGTTCGACGATCTTCAACCACAGCGCGGTACCCGCCCTGAACCAGTTGTTGCTGCCCTTCCTCAGCCTGGTCTCGGTGGCCGAACTGGGCCGCAACCCCACCGTCAAGGACGAGATCGCCCACTCCCGCCAGGCGGCCGTCAGCGGTCTGATGTACACCTACCCGGTCCACCAGGCCGCCGACATCCTCTTCTGCAAGGGCAACCTCGTCCCGGTGGGCCAGGACCAGCTGCCGCACCTGGAACTCACCCGGACCGTCGCCCGCCGCTTCAACGAGCGCTACGCACCGGTCTTCCCGCAGCCCGAGGCGCTGCTCTCCGCCGCCCCGCTGCTGCTCGGCACCGACGGCGGCAAGATGAGCAAGAGCCGTGGCAACGCCATCGCCCTCGGCGCGACCGCCGACGAGACCGCCCGGCTGGTCAAGGGCGCGAAGACCGACGCCGACCGGCGCATCTCCTACGACCCCGAGCACCGGCCCGCGGTCTCCAACCTCGTGCTGCTCGCCGCGCTCTGCCAGGACCGCGACCCGTACGAGGTCGCCGAGGCGATCGGCGACGGCGGGGCGGCCCTGCTCAAGCGGACCGTGACGGAGGCCGTCAACACCCGGCTGGCGCCCGTCCGGGCCCGTCGCGCGGAGTACGCGCGGGACCTGGGGTACGTACGCTCCGTGCTGCGCGCCGGGAACGCGCGCGCGAACGAGATCGCCGAACGCACCCTGGACGAGGTCCGGGAGGCCATGGGGACGCTGCGATAG
- a CDS encoding LLM class flavin-dependent oxidoreductase: MQFGIFTVGDVTTDPTTGRTPSENERIKATLAIAQKAEEVGLDVFATGEHHNPPFVPSSPTTTLAYIAARTEKLILSTSTTLITTNDPVKIAEDYATLQHLADGRVDLMMGRGNTGPVYPWFGKDIRQGVPLAIENYALLHKLWREDVVDWEGKFRTPLQSFTATPRPLDGVPPFVWHGSIRSPEIAEQAAYYGDGFFHNNIFWPMSHTKKMVELYRQRYAHYGHGTADQAIVGLGGQVFMAKNSQDAVKQFRPYFDNAPVYGHGPTLEDFTRETPLTVGSPQEVIERTLSFRDAVGDYQRQLFLMDHAGLPLKTVLEQLDILGEEVVPVLRKEFAALRPAGVPESAPVHPAVTAARNASKEV; the protein is encoded by the coding sequence ATGCAGTTCGGGATCTTCACCGTCGGGGACGTCACCACCGACCCGACGACCGGCCGGACGCCGTCCGAGAACGAGCGGATCAAGGCCACCCTCGCCATCGCGCAGAAGGCCGAAGAGGTCGGTCTGGACGTCTTCGCGACCGGCGAGCACCACAACCCGCCGTTCGTCCCGTCGTCGCCGACCACGACGCTCGCCTACATCGCCGCCCGCACCGAGAAGCTCATCCTCTCGACCTCCACCACGCTGATCACGACGAACGACCCGGTGAAGATCGCCGAGGACTACGCCACGCTCCAGCACCTCGCGGACGGCCGTGTCGACCTGATGATGGGCCGCGGCAACACCGGCCCGGTGTACCCGTGGTTCGGCAAGGACATCCGTCAGGGCGTTCCGCTCGCCATCGAGAACTACGCCCTGCTGCACAAGCTGTGGCGCGAGGACGTCGTGGACTGGGAGGGGAAGTTCCGGACGCCGCTGCAGTCCTTCACCGCCACCCCGCGCCCGCTCGACGGCGTGCCGCCGTTCGTCTGGCACGGCTCGATCCGCTCCCCCGAGATCGCCGAGCAGGCCGCGTACTACGGCGACGGCTTCTTCCACAACAACATCTTCTGGCCGATGTCCCACACCAAGAAGATGGTGGAGCTGTACCGGCAGCGGTACGCCCACTACGGCCACGGCACCGCCGACCAGGCCATCGTCGGACTGGGCGGCCAGGTGTTCATGGCCAAGAACTCGCAGGACGCCGTCAAGCAGTTCCGCCCGTACTTCGACAACGCCCCGGTCTACGGCCACGGCCCGACGCTGGAGGACTTCACCCGCGAGACGCCGCTGACCGTCGGCTCCCCGCAGGAGGTCATCGAGCGCACCCTGTCGTTCCGTGACGCCGTCGGCGACTACCAGCGCCAGCTGTTCCTGATGGACCACGCCGGGCTCCCGCTCAAGACGGTTCTGGAGCAGCTCGACATCCTCGGCGAGGAGGTCGTCCCGGTGCTCCGCAAGGAGTTCGCGGCCCTGCGCCCCGCCGGGGTCCCGGAATCCGCTCCCGTCCACCCGGCCGTCACCGCCGCCCGCAACGCCTCGAAGGAGGTCTGA
- a CDS encoding alpha/beta fold hydrolase produces MPVCTTRDGVDIFYKDWGRGRPVVFIHGWPLNGDAWQDQLKAVADAGYRGIAHDRRGHGRSSPVWDGYDFDTFADDLNDLITQLDLQDVTLVAHSMGGGELARYIGRHGTGRIRSAVLLSAITPLMLQGPDNPEGVPQSVFDDIKKGILTERSQFWKDTAVGFHSADREGNKVTQGNKDAFWYMAMAETIEGGVACVDAFASTDFHEDLKKFDVPTLVVHGDDDQVVPIDATGRKTAKLVKDATLKVYEGGSHGIALVPGDKEKFNKDLLDFLKK; encoded by the coding sequence ATGCCCGTCTGCACCACGCGCGACGGAGTCGACATCTTCTACAAGGACTGGGGGCGGGGACGGCCCGTGGTCTTCATCCACGGGTGGCCCCTCAACGGCGACGCCTGGCAGGACCAGCTCAAGGCCGTCGCGGACGCCGGCTACCGAGGCATCGCGCACGACCGCCGGGGCCACGGCCGTTCCAGCCCGGTGTGGGACGGCTACGACTTCGACACCTTCGCCGACGACCTCAACGACCTGATCACCCAGCTCGACCTGCAGGACGTCACCCTGGTCGCGCACTCCATGGGGGGCGGCGAGCTGGCCCGGTACATCGGCCGGCACGGCACCGGGCGGATCAGGTCCGCCGTCCTGCTCTCCGCGATCACCCCGCTGATGCTCCAGGGTCCGGACAACCCGGAGGGCGTTCCGCAGAGCGTCTTCGACGACATCAAGAAGGGCATCCTGACGGAACGTTCGCAGTTCTGGAAGGACACCGCGGTCGGCTTCCACTCCGCCGACCGCGAGGGCAACAAGGTCACCCAGGGCAACAAGGACGCGTTCTGGTACATGGCCATGGCCGAGACCATCGAGGGCGGGGTCGCCTGCGTCGACGCCTTCGCCTCCACGGACTTCCACGAGGACCTGAAGAAGTTCGACGTCCCCACCCTCGTCGTCCACGGTGACGACGACCAGGTCGTCCCGATCGACGCCACCGGCCGCAAGACGGCGAAACTGGTGAAGGACGCCACGCTGAAGGTCTACGAGGGCGGCTCGCACGGCATCGCGCTGGTGCCGGGCGACAAGGAGAAGTTCAACAAGGATCTGCTGGACTTCCTCAAGAAGTGA
- a CDS encoding NADP-dependent oxidoreductase, producing the protein MRAIAVTALHGEPALVELPKPDPAPGEVRVRIAYAALNPYDWQRADDPAAGTAPGGFPHILGVDFAGQVDMIGRGPSRFRVGDPVFGRVTAPLPGGGAYAEYVSVHQDSPIALVPTGLSLKVAAALPTAATAACQILAATGAGEGESLLIVGAAGGVGSYLTQLASARGVRVLAAVRGDESRRMTILGAARTLDVSAGPEALPAAVRELCPQGVDALADLVSETPDAFAEHAALVRDGGIALTTRGVGGTRAPHTGPLPVDFRLAPTALLLDALATAVTSGAFVVPVDLELPLEKAPEALAQNRAGGARGKTVFALRPFGTAGHHAP; encoded by the coding sequence ATGCGAGCCATCGCCGTCACCGCGCTCCACGGGGAGCCCGCACTCGTCGAACTCCCCAAGCCCGACCCGGCACCGGGCGAGGTGCGGGTGCGGATCGCGTACGCGGCCCTCAACCCGTACGACTGGCAGCGCGCCGACGACCCGGCGGCCGGTACGGCACCCGGGGGCTTCCCGCACATCCTCGGCGTGGACTTCGCCGGGCAAGTGGACATGATCGGCCGGGGCCCCAGCCGGTTCCGGGTGGGTGACCCGGTGTTCGGCCGGGTCACCGCCCCGCTGCCCGGCGGGGGCGCCTACGCCGAGTACGTCTCGGTCCACCAGGACTCGCCGATCGCCCTGGTCCCCACCGGTCTGTCGCTGAAGGTCGCCGCCGCCCTGCCGACCGCCGCGACCGCCGCCTGCCAGATCCTGGCCGCCACCGGAGCCGGTGAGGGCGAGTCCCTGCTGATCGTCGGGGCGGCGGGCGGCGTCGGCAGCTACCTCACCCAGCTCGCCTCCGCCCGGGGCGTCCGGGTGCTGGCCGCCGTACGCGGCGACGAGAGCCGCAGGATGACCATCCTCGGGGCCGCCCGCACCCTCGACGTCTCCGCCGGGCCGGAAGCGCTCCCCGCCGCCGTGCGGGAGCTCTGCCCGCAGGGGGTGGACGCCCTCGCCGACCTCGTCTCCGAAACCCCGGACGCCTTCGCCGAGCACGCCGCCCTCGTCCGGGACGGCGGCATCGCGCTCACCACCCGGGGTGTCGGCGGCACCCGTGCCCCGCACACCGGCCCGCTCCCCGTCGACTTCCGGCTCGCGCCGACCGCGCTGCTGCTCGACGCCCTCGCGACGGCGGTGACCAGCGGGGCGTTCGTCGTCCCCGTCGACCTGGAACTGCCCCTGGAGAAGGCCCCCGAGGCGCTCGCGCAGAATCGTGCGGGCGGTGCCCGGGGCAAGACGGTCTTCGCCCTGAGGCCCTTCGGCACCGCCGGACACCACGCCCCGTGA